Proteins encoded by one window of Deinococcus radiodurans R1 = ATCC 13939 = DSM 20539:
- a CDS encoding NUDIX domain-containing protein: MTDIRLPLGGLKFSVRVALLCVRNGELLVQTSEANAPEPFFFLPGGALSTDEDAATCARREWEEETGLLCGPLRLVAVVENFFGPPEKRQHEIGFYFRLEEVPAELPHGAFSVLDNTDTGFEWVRLDELGARPVYPLLVRDLLSVPVGEVRHLVIRS; encoded by the coding sequence ATGACCGATATCCGCCTGCCGCTCGGGGGCCTGAAATTCAGTGTCCGGGTCGCCCTGCTGTGTGTCCGTAACGGCGAACTGCTCGTGCAGACGAGCGAAGCCAATGCCCCCGAGCCGTTTTTCTTCCTGCCCGGCGGCGCCCTGAGCACCGACGAGGATGCCGCCACCTGCGCCCGGCGCGAGTGGGAGGAGGAAACGGGCCTACTTTGTGGCCCGCTGCGGCTGGTGGCGGTGGTGGAAAACTTCTTCGGCCCGCCCGAGAAGCGCCAGCACGAAATCGGCTTTTATTTCCGCCTGGAGGAGGTGCCCGCCGAGCTGCCACACGGCGCCTTCAGCGTCCTCGACAACACGGATACCGGCTTCGAGTGGGTACGGCTGGACGAACTGGGTGCCCGCCCGGTGTATCCGCTGCTCGTCCGTGACCTGCTGAGTGTGCCGGTAGGGGAGGTGCGGCACCTCGTCATCCGGAGCTGA